Proteins from a single region of Labedella gwakjiensis:
- a CDS encoding riboflavin synthase, which yields MFTGIIEELGEVVAVERGDDAARLTVRGPLAVTGVHIGDSIAVSGVCLTVVTAGDESFTADVMAQTLAMSSLDTVVAGRRVNLERAAQVGDRLGGHIVQGHVDGTATLRSITEGSAWRVLRFALPAALAPVVVDKGSIAVDGVSLTVSSLSEPATTDHWFEVSLIPETLAVTSLGSLAVGDVVNIETDILARHVERMLAFRTLSERDDAS from the coding sequence ATGTTCACGGGAATCATCGAAGAACTCGGCGAAGTCGTCGCCGTCGAGCGCGGAGACGACGCCGCCCGTCTGACCGTTCGCGGCCCCCTCGCCGTCACGGGTGTGCACATCGGCGACTCGATCGCGGTCAGCGGGGTCTGCCTCACCGTCGTGACCGCTGGCGACGAGAGCTTCACCGCCGACGTCATGGCGCAGACCCTCGCGATGTCGAGCCTCGACACGGTCGTGGCCGGCCGCCGCGTCAACCTCGAGCGGGCGGCCCAGGTGGGAGACCGACTCGGCGGGCACATCGTGCAGGGCCACGTCGACGGCACGGCCACCCTCCGGTCGATCACGGAGGGATCCGCCTGGCGCGTCCTCCGGTTCGCGCTCCCGGCTGCGCTCGCTCCCGTTGTCGTGGACAAGGGGTCGATCGCGGTGGACGGAGTCTCTTTGACCGTCAGCTCGCTGTCGGAGCCGGCCACGACGGACCACTGGTTCGAGGTGTCGCTCATCCCCGAGACGCTCGCCGTCACGAGCCTCGGGTCACTCGCGGTCGGAGACGTCGTCAACATCGAGACCGACATCCTCGCCCGCCACGTCGAGCGTATGCTCGCGTTCCGAACGCTCTCCGAAA
- the ribD gene encoding bifunctional diaminohydroxyphosphoribosylaminopyrimidine deaminase/5-amino-6-(5-phosphoribosylamino)uracil reductase RibD, whose product MPADRSIDEAMTRAFELAALGPARGVNPRVGCVVLDAGGRVIAEGHHRGAGTAHAEVDALSHLPAGAAHGATAVVTLEPCNHTGRTGPCAEALIAAGVARVVYAVDDPGRTSGGGAERLRAAGVEVVAGFRREEGEIFLDDWLVTARLGRPLITVKWASTLDGRVAAADGSSRWITGPIARADVHSRRASVDAIGVGTGTVLADDPALTARDGDALADRQPIPVVFGRTAIPSGARVRSHPRGFLTSPGNSLVGEFVALHSRGIRTLLIEGGPRFASAVIATGLVDEYHVYLAPTILGGPRTAIIDIGATTIADGLRLDVRETLALGPDLLLIAAPKGRH is encoded by the coding sequence ATGCCGGCGGATCGGAGCATCGACGAGGCGATGACGCGTGCGTTCGAGCTCGCCGCCCTCGGCCCCGCTCGCGGCGTGAACCCCCGCGTGGGGTGCGTCGTGCTCGACGCCGGCGGGCGCGTGATCGCCGAAGGACACCACCGCGGCGCCGGCACGGCCCACGCCGAGGTCGACGCTCTCTCTCACCTCCCTGCCGGAGCCGCGCACGGCGCGACAGCAGTCGTCACCCTCGAACCCTGCAACCACACCGGCCGGACGGGGCCGTGCGCCGAGGCACTCATCGCCGCCGGCGTCGCGCGCGTCGTGTACGCCGTCGACGATCCGGGACGCACGTCGGGCGGTGGAGCGGAACGACTGCGCGCCGCGGGTGTCGAGGTCGTCGCCGGATTCCGCCGCGAGGAAGGCGAGATCTTCCTCGACGACTGGCTCGTCACCGCACGCCTGGGGCGCCCCCTCATCACCGTCAAGTGGGCGTCGACCCTCGACGGACGGGTCGCCGCGGCGGATGGATCGAGCCGCTGGATCACAGGCCCCATCGCGCGAGCCGACGTGCACAGCCGCCGCGCCTCAGTGGACGCGATCGGCGTGGGGACGGGCACCGTCCTCGCCGACGATCCGGCCCTCACCGCACGCGACGGAGACGCCCTCGCGGACCGTCAGCCGATCCCCGTGGTGTTCGGCCGCACCGCGATCCCGTCGGGCGCCCGTGTGCGCTCGCACCCGCGGGGATTCCTCACGTCGCCGGGTAACTCCCTGGTCGGAGAGTTCGTCGCGCTCCATTCCCGCGGCATTCGCACCCTCCTCATCGAGGGCGGCCCCCGGTTCGCGAGCGCGGTCATCGCGACGGGGCTCGTCGACGAGTACCACGTCTACCTCGCCCCCACGATCCTCGGAGGGCCCCGCACGGCCATCATCGACATCGGCGCGACCACTATCGCGGACGGCCTCCGGCTCGACGTCCGCGAGACGCTCGCCCTGGGTCCGGATCTCCTCCTCATCGCAGCTCCGAAAGGACGTCACTGA